A region from the Leptospira neocaledonica genome encodes:
- a CDS encoding carboxyl transferase domain-containing protein has translation MIPTRKPEPDSFTQGILSIPEIDSVIRELKILNPGRSEKKEILPERKGTLKKVLIANRGEIAKRFFLALREEGIRSVAVVTDPDREQSWYESADEIIYIGSSDKYTNSQTIIAAALLSDANAVYPGYGFLSEDFRFVESLEEASLIYNKNIIFMGPKASVMRKVGNKLDARKLALENGIPLLLGSGPITGGEEIAVQEAERIGYPIMIKLDSGGGGKGMVIVRNSKELLPAIESAVRIGVQSYGNGTFFFEKYVERPAHFEVQIFNSTAVGIRKCAVQRRNQKVVEESGETFLDDRTLLQLLSSAEKIAHISGYSEGCAAGTVEFLLDCETGNFGFLEMNTRLQVEYPVTDQSLGIDLAKWQILFFDGREQEIPYDSVIRRRFSDRNHSIQCRIYAEDPFQNYSPSPGKIKDLELPTFNGVRCDFGFRKGDRVLGDYDPMIGKLITTGTTREEALLRMERALSDLYIRGITTNIEQLIKLVRHDLFRSGEYDNLILSNNEELTKPEKESEEEGAVICSLAESVFITENDLKRSFRDRDLPKLLHTQESEYSLYEFELKSETKNYKTRLFRTSISSYRILLNGKDFGTIGVSLSGELGEEFLVEFAGRTIPVRVDRRPSFHLVRFPDKQGKLRYVRFSILSKDKKNNTSNEGVLRSPFQGTFVKICNNPQTNETWKEGENIHEGDPILVISAMKMETVLTAPVSGKLGYLLEHGDRNKLVRGMTASGMVLGKGLSEGEILAKIETEQKSETKKELDNHNASEGSIWEIWPSIETDAEQKSTSIQKTSGSDLRILLKSWILGTFREQDAVEKIYSILSNFEFAKLSDSENRQWGNFYIELLKFHVLVRRIFSSDPGTKFSHYGEIQRALSEWDTEGYNPPKTTKKLLSNAFHYYGIKPWNPLRRTKNQKDAFIFLVKAYANLREGKELVAKLLEKLSIYAPPTPSIDLALNGILYLEEREKESSLEKTVRKILNSRGNRPQKFKGGDTTISRKHVFDYVRFLKSPWSSVSEERSEILEEKFIKSFSESLPLIPENFDESLTSQIQKKLAHWQSQGSIKRLFSPTPGHFLYFLETEKEKQYILFSTLSAQSEKKTSRFDLETTAKVGACILQGSQIFKKVDIFRLEVLVSGFKVKFDPGSNDEDVFNYNNIMESSGSVLRFFLHGLYSQFTMDFLPENTEKTVTLSFFFKDGKLRMDIAHPNDPRFPYCTGTDPKDLTVFQKGKWPLECWVSEIFDIDSAKEITIPGTDGLLRKNPKTGKEEIYTPGAKIFEGKIGGKPALCFFKDSRVAGGATGDLEGRKYIAAAYYAYRKDLPLYIWNDGAGANIKEGMVSLNRAAEGFFMNSLLSAGLKASEFRAAIESHSDPILKEVCSETEKKYGSEFRKYNSEDRPNLCFTVAVGTGSSTGLDVYGSSQASLQVLLNEDESYRVLTGSSVIESVTGEKFTNYEIGGAKIMGQATGTVDFVANDKIQLIWIIRRIQDSLLGCKLLPKNKIQRSISENWNVLDENELIHHSESGFFLPIKENYSGSGSLVSGFVRLGETSVLSMGPRTSDGFHSLPCIIKAKESVRIAEKTGASLLLVYGNKWFRSSHLDDYDSLRPRRDFQKALQNFKGACLHFVKNPEGLRVSELTSEADVWLLLEPNEKSKASAHKEFSNKKRWATFTAKNESEAYDTIKKFFHLLNHREIENFSGNRNEIKLPTEITVSYDMKEEIVQKILDENTFLEFGEWDPGSSLITGLGRIQGRTVAIIADQPKGGGSPDAPGTEKFRVFTEFANKHSIPLLMISDAPGFVPGTKQERARIQQIGGESLDVNILSEIPVVSIVLRQNYGGRQIHAFSGFLRPGIAYYSLAEATLAVMGGNSAFDLFQGAKVASLRKEGNIQEIESTQKEFFESFTKKSRADFDAKNTGVLDGTFKSISELREVVKTGLEEADLKLSIWRKNKNKYSEGEVYLCPSNTGEDWKDLILP, from the coding sequence ATGATACCAACAAGAAAACCAGAACCAGATTCATTTACCCAAGGAATATTAAGTATTCCTGAAATAGATTCAGTTATTAGAGAGCTTAAAATTTTAAATCCTGGGCGTTCCGAAAAAAAAGAAATTTTACCGGAAAGAAAAGGAACTCTAAAAAAAGTACTGATCGCGAACAGAGGAGAAATAGCTAAAAGATTTTTTTTAGCGTTGAGAGAAGAAGGTATTCGCTCCGTTGCAGTAGTTACCGACCCCGACAGAGAACAATCCTGGTATGAGTCAGCTGACGAGATCATCTACATAGGAAGTTCCGATAAATATACAAATTCCCAAACAATCATAGCTGCGGCTCTACTTTCCGATGCAAATGCAGTTTATCCTGGATACGGATTTTTGTCCGAAGATTTCAGATTCGTAGAATCATTAGAGGAAGCCTCCCTTATATATAATAAAAATATAATATTTATGGGCCCCAAGGCTTCCGTAATGAGAAAGGTTGGAAACAAACTGGATGCCAGAAAATTGGCATTAGAGAACGGAATCCCTCTTTTATTAGGAAGCGGACCCATCACTGGCGGAGAAGAGATCGCCGTCCAGGAAGCGGAACGAATCGGTTATCCAATCATGATCAAATTGGATAGTGGTGGCGGTGGAAAAGGAATGGTCATCGTTAGAAATTCCAAAGAACTACTTCCTGCAATAGAAAGCGCTGTTCGAATCGGTGTCCAATCCTACGGAAACGGAACCTTCTTCTTTGAAAAATATGTGGAAAGACCTGCTCACTTTGAAGTGCAAATTTTCAACTCCACCGCGGTGGGAATCCGAAAATGCGCAGTACAAAGAAGAAACCAAAAAGTCGTGGAAGAAAGCGGAGAAACTTTTTTAGACGATAGGACCTTATTACAATTATTATCATCCGCAGAAAAGATCGCTCATATTTCAGGATACTCCGAAGGATGCGCCGCGGGAACCGTGGAATTCCTACTAGATTGTGAAACAGGTAATTTCGGGTTTTTGGAAATGAATACAAGATTGCAGGTGGAATATCCTGTGACTGACCAATCACTGGGAATCGATTTGGCCAAATGGCAAATTTTATTTTTTGACGGAAGAGAACAAGAGATTCCTTACGACTCCGTGATCCGCAGAAGATTCTCGGACAGAAATCATTCTATTCAATGCAGAATCTATGCAGAAGATCCATTTCAAAATTATTCACCTTCTCCAGGAAAAATAAAAGATCTGGAACTCCCCACATTCAACGGCGTACGTTGTGACTTTGGATTTAGAAAAGGTGATCGAGTATTAGGTGATTACGATCCAATGATCGGAAAATTGATCACCACGGGAACTACAAGAGAAGAGGCACTCCTCAGAATGGAAAGGGCGCTTTCCGATCTGTACATCCGAGGGATCACCACAAATATAGAACAATTGATCAAGCTAGTAAGACATGATCTATTCCGTTCAGGAGAATATGATAATTTAATTTTATCTAATAATGAAGAGCTTACAAAACCGGAAAAGGAATCAGAAGAAGAAGGAGCAGTCATCTGTTCCCTCGCTGAATCCGTTTTTATAACCGAAAATGATTTGAAAAGATCCTTTAGAGACAGGGACCTTCCTAAATTACTTCATACCCAAGAATCGGAATATTCCCTTTATGAATTCGAATTAAAGTCGGAAACAAAAAATTATAAGACCCGCTTGTTCAGAACTTCCATTTCCAGTTATAGGATATTACTAAATGGAAAAGATTTTGGAACGATCGGAGTCTCCTTAAGTGGAGAATTGGGAGAGGAATTTTTAGTAGAATTCGCAGGAAGGACCATTCCTGTGCGGGTAGATCGTAGACCTTCTTTTCATTTAGTGAGATTTCCAGACAAACAAGGAAAACTCAGATACGTAAGATTCTCCATTTTATCTAAAGATAAAAAAAATAACACATCCAACGAAGGCGTATTACGTTCTCCTTTCCAGGGAACATTCGTAAAGATATGCAATAATCCACAAACGAATGAGACATGGAAAGAAGGAGAAAACATCCATGAAGGAGATCCGATCTTAGTCATTTCCGCAATGAAAATGGAGACAGTTCTGACCGCGCCTGTTAGCGGAAAATTAGGTTATCTACTAGAACACGGCGACAGGAACAAATTAGTCAGAGGAATGACTGCCTCAGGAATGGTTTTAGGCAAAGGATTGAGCGAAGGGGAAATACTCGCAAAAATAGAAACGGAACAAAAATCTGAGACCAAAAAAGAATTAGATAATCATAATGCTTCAGAAGGCTCCATTTGGGAAATCTGGCCTTCTATAGAAACAGATGCAGAGCAAAAATCTACTTCCATACAAAAAACTTCAGGCTCCGATCTGAGAATCTTATTGAAGTCTTGGATATTGGGAACGTTCAGAGAACAAGATGCAGTAGAAAAAATCTACTCTATACTTTCAAATTTCGAATTTGCCAAACTTTCTGATTCGGAAAACCGACAATGGGGAAATTTCTATATCGAACTTTTGAAATTCCATGTATTAGTACGAAGAATATTTTCTTCCGATCCTGGAACAAAATTTTCTCATTACGGAGAAATACAAAGAGCTCTATCAGAATGGGACACAGAAGGATATAATCCGCCTAAAACCACGAAAAAACTTTTATCAAATGCATTTCATTATTATGGAATAAAACCTTGGAATCCACTTCGAAGAACTAAAAACCAAAAAGATGCATTCATATTTTTAGTAAAAGCCTATGCGAATCTCAGAGAAGGAAAAGAGCTCGTTGCAAAACTTTTGGAAAAACTTTCCATTTACGCTCCTCCGACTCCTTCTATAGACCTTGCATTAAACGGGATTTTATATTTAGAAGAAAGAGAGAAGGAAAGCTCGCTCGAAAAAACAGTCCGAAAAATATTAAACTCCAGAGGAAATCGTCCCCAAAAATTCAAAGGGGGAGATACAACCATTTCCAGAAAACACGTATTCGATTACGTGCGTTTTCTAAAATCACCTTGGTCTTCTGTCTCTGAAGAAAGATCCGAAATCTTAGAAGAAAAATTCATAAAATCTTTTTCAGAAAGTTTACCTTTGATTCCGGAAAACTTTGATGAATCATTAACTTCTCAGATCCAAAAGAAACTAGCGCATTGGCAATCCCAAGGAAGTATTAAGAGATTATTCTCCCCTACTCCCGGGCATTTTTTATATTTTTTAGAAACTGAAAAAGAAAAACAATATATACTCTTCTCCACTTTGAGCGCTCAGTCTGAAAAGAAAACCTCTAGGTTCGACCTGGAAACTACCGCGAAAGTAGGAGCATGTATCCTACAAGGTTCCCAAATATTCAAAAAAGTAGATATTTTCAGATTAGAAGTCCTTGTTTCCGGATTTAAAGTTAAATTTGATCCAGGATCTAACGATGAAGATGTATTCAATTATAATAATATAATGGAATCATCTGGTTCCGTTCTTCGCTTCTTCCTACATGGATTGTATAGTCAATTTACCATGGATTTCCTTCCAGAAAATACGGAGAAGACTGTAACTCTTTCCTTCTTCTTTAAAGATGGAAAACTTAGGATGGATATCGCTCATCCTAACGACCCTAGGTTTCCGTATTGCACTGGAACGGATCCCAAAGATTTGACTGTTTTCCAAAAAGGAAAATGGCCTTTGGAATGTTGGGTTTCCGAAATATTCGATATAGACTCTGCAAAAGAGATCACAATTCCAGGAACGGACGGACTTCTCAGAAAAAATCCTAAAACCGGCAAAGAAGAGATCTATACCCCAGGAGCTAAAATTTTCGAAGGAAAGATCGGCGGGAAACCTGCATTATGTTTTTTTAAAGATTCCAGAGTCGCTGGCGGAGCCACTGGTGACTTAGAGGGAAGAAAATATATAGCAGCCGCATACTATGCCTATCGAAAAGACCTTCCTTTATATATCTGGAACGATGGAGCAGGCGCTAATATCAAAGAAGGAATGGTTTCTTTAAACAGAGCTGCTGAAGGGTTCTTTATGAACTCACTCTTAAGTGCAGGTTTGAAAGCCTCCGAATTCAGGGCTGCAATCGAATCACATTCGGATCCTATTTTAAAAGAGGTATGTTCCGAAACAGAAAAAAAATACGGATCAGAATTTAGAAAATATAATTCGGAAGATAGACCTAATCTTTGTTTTACAGTCGCAGTAGGAACAGGTTCCTCTACTGGGCTGGATGTTTATGGCTCTTCTCAAGCTTCTTTACAAGTTCTTCTAAATGAAGATGAATCATACAGAGTTCTTACAGGATCTTCCGTAATCGAATCCGTAACCGGTGAGAAGTTCACCAACTATGAGATTGGCGGCGCTAAGATTATGGGCCAAGCCACAGGCACTGTGGACTTTGTGGCTAACGATAAGATCCAGCTCATTTGGATTATCAGAAGAATTCAAGACTCTTTATTGGGATGTAAACTTCTCCCAAAAAACAAAATCCAAAGATCCATATCAGAAAATTGGAATGTCCTAGATGAGAACGAATTAATTCATCACTCTGAGAGCGGATTTTTTCTACCGATCAAAGAAAACTATTCCGGTTCAGGATCATTAGTTTCCGGATTCGTAAGATTGGGAGAGACTTCTGTACTTTCGATGGGTCCAAGAACCAGCGACGGATTCCATTCTCTTCCTTGCATTATCAAAGCAAAAGAATCCGTTCGGATAGCGGAAAAAACAGGAGCAAGTTTACTTTTGGTTTATGGAAACAAATGGTTTAGAAGTTCTCATCTGGATGATTACGATTCTTTAAGACCTAGAAGGGATTTCCAAAAAGCATTACAAAATTTTAAAGGAGCCTGTTTACATTTTGTAAAAAACCCGGAAGGACTTAGAGTTTCCGAACTTACTTCGGAAGCAGATGTATGGTTACTTTTAGAACCGAATGAAAAGAGTAAGGCTTCTGCCCATAAAGAATTCTCGAATAAAAAAAGATGGGCGACATTCACGGCCAAAAATGAATCTGAGGCTTATGATACCATTAAAAAGTTTTTCCATTTGTTAAATCATAGAGAGATCGAAAATTTTTCAGGGAATCGGAACGAAATCAAGCTCCCGACCGAGATCACGGTTTCCTACGATATGAAAGAAGAAATCGTCCAAAAAATTCTAGATGAGAACACTTTCTTAGAATTCGGAGAATGGGACCCAGGCTCTAGTTTAATCACCGGACTCGGAAGAATACAAGGCAGAACTGTAGCAATCATCGCGGACCAACCGAAGGGAGGAGGTTCTCCCGACGCACCTGGAACGGAAAAATTCAGAGTATTCACGGAATTTGCAAACAAACATTCTATTCCTTTATTAATGATTTCTGATGCTCCTGGTTTCGTCCCAGGCACCAAACAAGAAAGAGCAAGGATACAACAAATAGGCGGAGAATCCTTGGATGTGAATATTCTCTCCGAAATTCCTGTTGTCTCGATTGTATTAAGACAAAATTACGGGGGGAGACAGATTCACGCATTCAGCGGATTTTTAAGACCCGGGATCGCATATTATTCTTTAGCGGAAGCGACTCTTGCAGTGATGGGAGGAAATTCCGCATTCGATCTGTTCCAAGGAGCAAAAGTTGCTTCACTCAGAAAAGAAGGGAATATTCAAGAAATCGAATCTACCCAAAAAGAATTTTTCGAATCTTTCACTAAAAAATCCAGAGCCGACTTTGATGCAAAAAATACTGGAGTCTTGGATGGGACCTTTAAATCCATCTCTGAGTTAAGAGAAGTTGTAAAAACAGGTTTAGAAGAAGCGGATCTCAAACTTTCTATTTGGAGAAAAAATAAGAACAAGTACTCGGAAGGAGAAGTATATCTTTGTCCTTCCAATACAGGAGAAGATTGGAAGGATTTGATCCTTCCATAA
- a CDS encoding holo-ACP synthase: MKLESHTLPSFESVTSPYASVGVDLTYIPEFKESLQDKATFFFKITFTDWERKKGQTKPENQRASFFAGRYAAKEALIKALDGYRLFQKPDLNVNYSEIEIRNDDYGRPYFRFYGNFETYLNNIKPNSIRLSISHTGDYAFSEVLLIF; the protein is encoded by the coding sequence ATGAAATTAGAATCACATACTCTTCCTAGTTTCGAATCGGTTACTAGTCCTTATGCTTCCGTGGGAGTGGATCTCACTTATATTCCCGAGTTCAAGGAAAGTTTACAGGATAAGGCCACCTTCTTCTTCAAAATTACTTTTACCGATTGGGAAAGAAAAAAGGGACAGACTAAACCTGAAAATCAGAGGGCAAGTTTTTTTGCAGGAAGATACGCGGCTAAAGAGGCATTGATCAAGGCCTTGGATGGCTATCGTCTATTCCAAAAACCTGATCTAAATGTAAACTATTCGGAGATAGAGATACGAAATGATGATTATGGTCGTCCCTATTTTCGTTTTTACGGAAATTTTGAAACTTATCTGAATAATATAAAGCCGAATTCGATTCGGTTAAGCATCAGCCATACGGGGGATTATGCATTTTCCGAAGTCCTCCTGATTTTTTAG